TTACGGCGTTTTTCCGCACGGGCTTTCGCAGCCACTTTTTCCTTTTCTTCCATCAGTTTGTCGATGTAATCATCTTTGATGCGGTTATTTTCAGAGTTGGTCAACTCACGGCCCTGTGCTTTACGAGCCCGATCAAGCTGGGTTTTCAGTTCCCGCTGTTCGCTTTCCGTCATATCTTGTTGTGTCAGTCTTTTCATTTGAAACGCATCCTGTGAGGAAAGTGGCAACCAGTGTAGTCGTTAATGGGGGGAATTACCCGCGAGAGTCGCTGAACCCGGTTTTTTTGTGCGGCAGACGCGGTAAAACGTATTTTTATCCAATGCCGGATCCCGCCCCGGAATACGGCCATGAAGCCATTTTGCTGCCACGGTTATCGGCATTACATTTTCCATGACATCTTCCGGAACATCCCGCAACAACCTGCAAGACGTGATCTTACAATGTTACCGGTATCACAGAAGCTAAATATCATAAGAAAATTATTATATCTCGTAATTGTAGCGGCCTTTTAACCTCTCTATAACAGATCCTCAGCCCATTGGACGGACTGACTTTTTTGTTTAACCGGAAAAAGGCAGATCGAGTTATGAGTGGAAAATTATCCGTCAAAGAAAAAGTGAGTTACGGTTTGGGCGATATGGCGAGCCATATTGGCCTGGATAACGTCATTATATTTTTAACCTTTTATTACACCGACGTTGTGGGATTACCGGCGGTATTCGTCGGGACAATGTTTTTGGTTGCGCGCGTCGCGGATGCCATTGTGGATCCGGCGATGGGTCTTATCGCCGATCGTACACAAACGCGTTTCGGTAAGTTCCGGCCCTATATTCTCTGGCTGGCGCTGCCCTTTGGGATCAGTTGCTTACTGGTTTACGCCGTACCCGAATCCCTCTCGCTGACCGGGAAAATGGTCTACGCCAGCGTGACCTATTGCGTGATGATGCTGATGTATACCGCCATCAATATTCCTTATTGCTCGATGGGCGCCATTATTACGCCGGATAATACCCAGCGCATTTCCCTGCAATCCTACCGCTTTTTCCTTGCTACGCTGGGCGGCGCAATGTCCACATTTTTAATGATGCCTTTGGCAGAAATGATGGGTGGAGGAAATAAGCTGGACGGCTATTTTGGCGCAATGGCAATAATGGCCTCAATCGCTGTAGTGATGTTTTTATTGTGTTTCCTCAATACAAAAGAACGTATTAGCGCGCCGCCCACGCATGAGAATTTCCTCTCGGATCTGCGGGATTTAGTGCGTAACGACCAGTGGCGCGTTGTCGCGGCGCTGATTTTCTTTAACATTTCTTTTGGCGTCGTTCGCCTCGGCGCGATGATGTATTACGTCACTTATTACCTCGGGCACGCCAGCTACTTTATGTGGTTGCTGGCGGCGCATATTGTCGGCAAAAGTCTCGGCAGCATGCTGGTCAAACCGCTGACCAGAAACCGCAGCAAACTCTCCGTATTCAGTCTGTGCGCACTGCTAACCGGTGCACTAAGCATTGCCATTTTCTTCCTTCCCGCCTGGATTTCACTGCTGGTCGGCATGACGCTGATGGTTTCCACCTTCTATCAGGTCACGACCACATTAATGTGGGTGATGATGTCCGACGTGGTCGATTACGGTGAATACAAACAGGGCAAACGCATGGACGGCACCGTGTTCTCCACGCTGCTTGCAATCCTCAAAATGGGAATGGCAGTCAGCGGTGCGGTGGTCGGCTGGACGCTTGGCCTGAGCGGCTATGTTGCGCATGCAACCCAGCAAAACCCGGCGGCGATGTTGTCAATTATCGCGCTGTTCTCGCTGGTGCCGGGGGTACTGTCGATGTTCAGTGCACTCTCGATGCGCTGGTACAAACTCAATGATGCCACCATGAAAGAGATTAACCAATCCAAAATCACCCCCGAGCGCGTGCCTGAACCTCAGGCCATCTTGCATACACAGGAGTCCGCATGAGCGAATTAATCGCCGAAAAAAACCGTATCCTTTGGCATTTCGATCAGCAAACGCTGGTGATTGAACCCTGGGGAGCCAACAGCCTTCGCGTGCGCGCCACCTGTCGCCCGGCGCTGAATGACACTCTTTGGGCGTTGTTGCCGCAGAGCGAACAGCCGCAGACCGACATCAGCCACGGCACGGAAACGCTGACTATCCGCAACGGCAATATTTCCGCGACGGTGAATATTAAAGGGCAGCTGGCCTTTTACAATCAGCACGGTGAGCTGATTCTTGAAGAGTATTGGCGACAGCGTTCGACCGTCGGAATTGGGGCGACGGAAAAGAGTCAGGACAAATACATCAGCGCGCTAAAAATGGATGCCCGCGAATTTAAGGCCATACCCGGCGGAAAGCATCAACTGACAGTGCGATTCGAATCGCGTCCAGACGAGAAAATCTACGGGATGGGGCAGTATCAGCAAAGCTGTCTGGATTTGAAAGGCTGCACGCTGGAACTGGCGCAGCGTAACTCGCAGGCAAGCGTGCCGTTTATGCTTTCGAGCCTTGGTTATGGCCTGCTGTGGAACAATCCGGCGATTGGCGAAGCAACGTTCGGCAAGAATATTACCCGCTGGGAAGCGCAGGTGACTGGACAGATGGATTACTGGATAACCGCCGGTGATACGCCTGCCGCGATCATGCATCAGTATGGCCGCACGACCGGTACCGCGCCGCTGATGCCGGAGTACGCCACCGGTTTCTGGCAGTGTAAGTTGCGTTACCGTACGCAGCAGGAAGTGCTGGAAGTCGCGCGTGAATATAAACGCCGCGCATTGCCGATTTCGGTGATAGTGATCGACTTCTTCCACTGGCCGAATCAGGGAACCTGGTGTTTTGATCCGGTGGACTGGCCGGATCCCAAAGCAATGGTCGCGGAGCTGAAATCCCTCGGTATCGAAACCATGGTCTCTGTCTGGCCAACGGTAGACAGCCGCACCGACAACTACAAAGAGATGAAATCCAAAGGCTATCTGGTGAATACGGATCGCGGCGTTTCGGTGAATCTGGATTTCCTCGGCAACTGTACGTTCTTCGATGCCACGCATCCTGAAGCCCGTAAGTTTGTCTGGGAAAAGGTTAAGCAAAATTATTACGATCTGGGCATTCGCACCTTCTGGCTGGATGAAGCCGAACCCGAATACCGCGCTTATGATTTTGACAATTATCGCTACCACCTCGGGCCGGTGCTGGAAGTGGGCAACGTCTACCCGCAGAAGTTTGCGCAGGGATTTTACGACGGGCTGCAACAGGCGGGCGAGACGGAAATCGTTAATCTGGTGCGTTGCGCGTGGGCGGGCAGCCAGCGGTATGGCGTACTGGCGTGGTCGGGTGATATTCATTCTTCCTTCCACGCGCTGCGTAACCAAATCGCCGCCGGTCTGAACATGGGTCTGGCCGGAATTCCTTGGTGGACGACCGACATCGGCGGCTTCCAGGGCGGCAACGTCAACGATCCGGCATTTCAGGAGCTGCTGATCCGCTGGTTCCAGTGGGGGGTTTTCTGTCCGGTCATGCGTCTGCACGGTTACCGCGAGCCGCAGATCCCGCCGTCAGAAGCGTGGCGCGACGGCATCGCCCAGTGCAACAGTGGCGCACCGAATGAAGTCTGGAGCTATGGCGAAGAAAATTATGAGCTGATGAAAAGTGGCCTTTTCCTGCGGGAAAAACTGCGTCCCTATATCAGTCGCGTAATGCAGGAAGCCCATGAGAAGGGTGATCCGGCCATGCGCACGATGTTCTATCAATATCCGGATCAGGCCGAAAGCTGGCAGGTGGAAGACCAGTACATGCTGGGCGCGGATATCCTGGTTGCGCCGGTGCTGTACGCGGGGCAACGGGAGCGCGTGGTGTGGCTTCCCGCCGGAGAAGTGTGGGTCGCGCTCAACGGTGAGCGTTATCCAGGGGGATCGAAGATAACCGTGGCCACTCCGCTGGAAGGTATTCCGGTATTTGTGAGGGAGGGCGCGCAGGTGCAGGGGGAGATTGTTCTGGACTAGCAGGTGCCATACATCCCGGATATGTTTCAGTATCTGCAGCTATTGTCGCAAAATCCCGCTTTTAAAGTCAAAATAACTCGATCCGCTCCCTCCCCTGCGAAGGGGAGGGGGCGGGTTGGGTATTGAATAAAATCAATGCGTTGAAGTGTGCTTAGACAAGGTGTTAGCCCTTAAAACCCCCTCCCGACCTCCCCCTTCGCAGGGGGAGGAGCAAAGCAAACCCGCTCAGTGATAACTGATTTATCACAAAATCGTTAACTCTCCGCGAGGATTCCGTAACACCCCCGCCTGTAATCTGTTCCCATCGATACCAACCGGAACGGTGGCAACTATGATTAACAGACGCAATTTCCTGCTCGGCAGCGGTGCCGTTTCCGCCGCCGCGGCTATGGGACTTTTTCCGGCTATTTTCGCCCGCAAGGCGGACGCGCAGGCAATCGCCGAGCACTTTGAAGTGACACTCACCGATGCTCAGTGGCATCAGCGCCTCAGTGATGCGCAATATTACATCTTGCGCGAAGCCGGAACCGAACGTCCTTATTCCAGTCCGTTAAACAAAGAACACCGTGACGGTAAATTCGCCTGTGCCGGTTGCAGCCTGCCGTTGTTTTCCTCTGCGACCAAATTCGACAGCCGCACAGGCTGGCCGAGCTTCTGGAAATCATTACCGAACGCCGCCGTGACGCGCCGGGACACGACACTCGGGATGGTTCGTGATGAAGTGCATTGCCGCCGCTGCGGCGGGCATCTCGGCCACGTTTTTGACGACGGCCCACAGCCGACCGGCCTGCGTTACTGCATGAACGGGCTGGCAATGACGTTTACTCCCAACACGTAATCATCTGCGAGACCATTATGAAAATGACCGATAAAAGAGTGAAGTCGTTACGTAATTACAGCCTGATCGCCGGTCTGGTGCTGGCATCCGCGTTCGTGTTCCAGAATAACGCGTGGTCATGGGGCGGCGCGGAACCGGCTATGGTGATCGCCGCGCCTGCAAAGGATGAGCCCGCAGGTACATCACACAGTGAAACCGCGCTGTTTGCGGGTGGGTGTTTCTGGGGGATCCAGGGAGTGTTCCAGCATGTGAAAGGCGTAACCAGTGCGGTATCCGGGTATACCGGCGGCGCGGCGGGGACGG
Above is a window of Enterobacteriaceae bacterium Kacie_13 DNA encoding:
- a CDS encoding DUF3811 domain-containing protein, which encodes MKRLTQQDMTESEQRELKTQLDRARKAQGRELTNSENNRIKDDYIDKLMEEKEKVAAKARAEKRRNKAVPSTSATYDWTARTHPRGRR
- a CDS encoding MFS transporter, translated to MSGKLSVKEKVSYGLGDMASHIGLDNVIIFLTFYYTDVVGLPAVFVGTMFLVARVADAIVDPAMGLIADRTQTRFGKFRPYILWLALPFGISCLLVYAVPESLSLTGKMVYASVTYCVMMLMYTAINIPYCSMGAIITPDNTQRISLQSYRFFLATLGGAMSTFLMMPLAEMMGGGNKLDGYFGAMAIMASIAVVMFLLCFLNTKERISAPPTHENFLSDLRDLVRNDQWRVVAALIFFNISFGVVRLGAMMYYVTYYLGHASYFMWLLAAHIVGKSLGSMLVKPLTRNRSKLSVFSLCALLTGALSIAIFFLPAWISLLVGMTLMVSTFYQVTTTLMWVMMSDVVDYGEYKQGKRMDGTVFSTLLAILKMGMAVSGAVVGWTLGLSGYVAHATQQNPAAMLSIIALFSLVPGVLSMFSALSMRWYKLNDATMKEINQSKITPERVPEPQAILHTQESA
- a CDS encoding family 31 glucosidase gives rise to the protein MSELIAEKNRILWHFDQQTLVIEPWGANSLRVRATCRPALNDTLWALLPQSEQPQTDISHGTETLTIRNGNISATVNIKGQLAFYNQHGELILEEYWRQRSTVGIGATEKSQDKYISALKMDAREFKAIPGGKHQLTVRFESRPDEKIYGMGQYQQSCLDLKGCTLELAQRNSQASVPFMLSSLGYGLLWNNPAIGEATFGKNITRWEAQVTGQMDYWITAGDTPAAIMHQYGRTTGTAPLMPEYATGFWQCKLRYRTQQEVLEVAREYKRRALPISVIVIDFFHWPNQGTWCFDPVDWPDPKAMVAELKSLGIETMVSVWPTVDSRTDNYKEMKSKGYLVNTDRGVSVNLDFLGNCTFFDATHPEARKFVWEKVKQNYYDLGIRTFWLDEAEPEYRAYDFDNYRYHLGPVLEVGNVYPQKFAQGFYDGLQQAGETEIVNLVRCAWAGSQRYGVLAWSGDIHSSFHALRNQIAAGLNMGLAGIPWWTTDIGGFQGGNVNDPAFQELLIRWFQWGVFCPVMRLHGYREPQIPPSEAWRDGIAQCNSGAPNEVWSYGEENYELMKSGLFLREKLRPYISRVMQEAHEKGDPAMRTMFYQYPDQAESWQVEDQYMLGADILVAPVLYAGQRERVVWLPAGEVWVALNGERYPGGSKITVATPLEGIPVFVREGAQVQGEIVLD
- the msrB gene encoding peptide-methionine (R)-S-oxide reductase MsrB, which translates into the protein MINRRNFLLGSGAVSAAAAMGLFPAIFARKADAQAIAEHFEVTLTDAQWHQRLSDAQYYILREAGTERPYSSPLNKEHRDGKFACAGCSLPLFSSATKFDSRTGWPSFWKSLPNAAVTRRDTTLGMVRDEVHCRRCGGHLGHVFDDGPQPTGLRYCMNGLAMTFTPNT